CTTGGCGTCGTCATGAGGCATGTGGGCGGAGACCCGCGCGAGCAGCCGTAACCCCCGAGGCGCCGCCAGCGTGGAGATCACGTACTCGCGGGACAGCTGGGCGCGCACCTTGTCGAGGAACGGGGCGGGATCTCGAGACATGGCTCGGATGGCCTTCTGGCAGTTGCGACAGCAGTCCAGCGTCGAGAACATGTCGACGATGATGGCGTAGACCTTGTAGCCCTGGTTGGGCTGGTAGCCGTGGGCCACGAGCAACTCCTTGAGCAGCCGAGGTCCGTGCTCACGAAGCGCGGCGAGCACCCACTGCTCGCTGTGGAAGTAGACGTTCGAGAAGCCCATCCCGTTGAAGGCCGCGTTCGCTGCCTGGTAGGCCTGCTCGCCCTGCACGACATTCTCCCCTCGGTGCGTGTGGCCAGTCTGGAACGCACGAAAGTCGGTCTGCTGTTGCACGCTGCTCGCCAGGACTTCACGCCCGACGCCGTGGAGATCGGCTTGTTGCCGCTGGGTTCGGAGGGAGTGCTCGAGTCGAGTGCGCGCCACCCCCGCGGAGGCGGTGGCCGCGGTGAGCTTCTGCCCTACCAGAATGAGGGCGTCCTCCGAGCGCTGCTGGCGCTGCTTCATCCGAGCGATCTTCTTGGAATCGGCATCCTTGTGCGCCTTCCCCTGCTTGAGGGCCGCCTCCGCCGTGGCGATCTTCTTCTTCAGATCCTTGATCGCCTTCTCGAGATCCTTCTTTCGCTCCTTCAGCGCGTTGAACTCCTTCACCACGAGGTGATCCGCGTGTCGCTGAAGGACGGTAGGGCGGTGCTCCGAGGCGTTGAGGATGCGGCCGCGCTCCGCGTCGTTCTTGATCCCACCGCTCGTGAAGATCGCGAACTCCTCCGAGGCCGTGAGGATCCGGAAGCGTTGCTGGGTCGGGTCGAAGTCCAGGTGTCCATGCACGTACCGCCGCTGGACGGTGTCTCGCTCCGCCTGGACGTCCAGATCGTCGTAGTGCGCCGTGACGTCGTAGCTCGGATCACTCTTGCTGATCGGGAGCGTGTGCCGGTAGTGCGGCGCCGCCGAGACGATGGCGCCGAGCTCGACGACGCCGTGGTTCTTGTGGAACTCGGCGATGGAGAGACCGGAGTGCGAAGCCTGTCCCTTGAGCCCGAGCGTGCGGTGCGCCGTCGCGGGGATGTTCACCGTCTTCGAGGAAAGGCGCTTGCTGACGTACGAAGTCTGAAGCGCGCGAGTCCACACCAGGCCGGAGGTGCCTTCTCGGGCCACGAGCGGGGTGTTCCGCCCGTGGGTCGAGAGCACGTGCTGCACGTCTGCATACCGGTTGGCTGCCAGCGTGTAGGCAGTGCCGTTGTAGTTCCCCGCGCTGAGCCACGCCGCGAACTTGAAGCTGTTCCGGATGACGGGATTCGTTGCAAACCACTGGAGGAACGCCGCCTGAAGCTCAGTGTCCGGGAGAGTGGCCATAGGCGGCTCATTCTAGCCCACCATCCCGGACTCGAGCTCAGCGCTCGTCCTCGCCCTCATCCTCCGCGAGGATCCGGTAGAGCGAGCGGCGCGTCTCCGCGAGCACCTTGCGCGCCTCGGCTGCCTGCGCGGGAGTGCCGCTGGTGGCGATCTGCATCGCGGCCGTGCCGATGATCCGCATCAGGTTCATGAAGTCGAGCATCCCTTCGCCCGCCGCGCTGCTCATGGACTCCCATGGGGCGGCGACCTCCTCCTTGTGCTCCTTCACGTAGCTCTGGCCCTGCTCGGTGAGCGTGAACACGCGGCCGCCGCCAGACTCCTGGACGCGCACCAGGCCCTCATCCTCGAGCTGCTGCAGGGCGGGGTAGACCGAGCCCGGGCTGGGACGCCACATGCCCTGACTGCGCTGCTCGAGCTCCTGCATGATCTGGTAGCCGTTGCGCGGCTGCTCCGCGAGCAGCGCCAGGATCCCTGCTCGCACGTCTCCGCGCCGCGCCCGAGGCCCCGGACGGGAGCGATCCCACGGGAAGCCACCTCGGCCGAACGGAGGACCGAAGCCGAACGGGCCCCCGCGCCCGCCCGGCCCGTGCCCACGCCGACCCCCCATGGCCATTCGCTCGTGGGGATCGCAATCCGGGGACCCGAAGGGGCCTGGCCCGGGACGATGGAAGAAGTTCCAGAACGGTGCGCCGTGCATGTGCGTCTCCTCTCGCGGCAAGTTAGCTCGCGATATGTAAAAGATATATCGAGATAGCACGAAGTCAAGCCGTTCCGAGGAGCACACGGGCCTGGCCAAGGGCTCGTCTCCGAGCCCGCAACGCAAACGGCCGGGCCCCTGGAGAGGAGCACCGGCCGTTCGCGAGCAGTGACGCTCGAGCCTGGGTCTACGCCTTGCCGGCGAAGATGTTCATCACGTCCTTGAGCAGCTTGATGGACTCGTCGCGCGGACGCTGGAAGGCGTTGCGGCCCATGATGGAGCCGAAGCCGCCACCCTGGTGGATCTGCTTGATCTCCGCCAGCAGGTCCGCGGTGCCCTTGGACTCGCCGCCCGAGAAGATGACGATGCGCTTGCCGTTGAACGCCGAGCGCACCACCTCGCGCACGCGGTCGGCCATCGTCTGGGTGGCGATGCTGGCCTTGTCGAAGGCCTTCTTGGCCTCGGGCTGCTCGATGTGGTCCTGCGGCGGCTTCACCTTGATGATGTGCGCGCCGAGCTGGGCGCTGATCTGCGCCGCGTACGCCACCACGTCGATGCCCGTCTCACCCTCCTTGGACATGTTGCCGCGGGGGTAGGCCCAGAGCACGGTGGGCAGGCCGTAGGACTTGGCCTCGGCGATGATGTCGCGCAGATCCTGGTACTGCTCGTTGCGCGCGCCCGAGCCCGGGTAGATGGTGTAGCCCACCGCCACGCAGCCCAGTCGCACCGCGTCCTTCACGGAGGACGTCACCGCGGACATGGGGTTGGCCACCTTGGCCAGCGAGTCCGAGTTGTTCACCTTGAGGATGAGGGGAATCTCCCCCATGTACTTGCCGGCGACGGCCTCCAGGAAGCCGAGCGGCGCCGCGTACGCGTTGCAGCCCGAGTCGATGGCCAGCTGGATGTGGTAGTCCGGATCGTACCCGGCGGGGTTCGGACCGAAGGAGCGCGCGGGGCCATGCTCGAAGCCCTGGTCCACCGGGAGGATGACCAGCTTGCCCGTGCCGGCCAGCGTGCCGGTGTTCAGCAGGCGCGCCAGGTTGGTGAGGGTGCCCGGGCTGTCGGACGGGTACCACGAGAGGATCTGCTTCACGCGATCGGTGTAGGCCATACGACTCCTTGGTCTCGGGGCCGGGGCCATGGGGCCGGCCCGGTCGGAACGGCGCGGATTGTGCTTCTCACGTCGCGGAGCGCAAGG
The sequence above is drawn from the Hyalangium gracile genome and encodes:
- a CDS encoding class I fructose-bisphosphate aldolase, translating into MAYTDRVKQILSWYPSDSPGTLTNLARLLNTGTLAGTGKLVILPVDQGFEHGPARSFGPNPAGYDPDYHIQLAIDSGCNAYAAPLGFLEAVAGKYMGEIPLILKVNNSDSLAKVANPMSAVTSSVKDAVRLGCVAVGYTIYPGSGARNEQYQDLRDIIAEAKSYGLPTVLWAYPRGNMSKEGETGIDVVAYAAQISAQLGAHIIKVKPPQDHIEQPEAKKAFDKASIATQTMADRVREVVRSAFNGKRIVIFSGGESKGTADLLAEIKQIHQGGGFGSIMGRNAFQRPRDESIKLLKDVMNIFAGKA
- a CDS encoding PadR family transcriptional regulator produces the protein MRAGILALLAEQPRNGYQIMQELEQRSQGMWRPSPGSVYPALQQLEDEGLVRVQESGGGRVFTLTEQGQSYVKEHKEEVAAPWESMSSAAGEGMLDFMNLMRIIGTAAMQIATSGTPAQAAEARKVLAETRRSLYRILAEDEGEDER
- a CDS encoding coiled-coil domain-containing protein; translated protein: MATLPDTELQAAFLQWFATNPVIRNSFKFAAWLSAGNYNGTAYTLAANRYADVQHVLSTHGRNTPLVAREGTSGLVWTRALQTSYVSKRLSSKTVNIPATAHRTLGLKGQASHSGLSIAEFHKNHGVVELGAIVSAAPHYRHTLPISKSDPSYDVTAHYDDLDVQAERDTVQRRYVHGHLDFDPTQQRFRILTASEEFAIFTSGGIKNDAERGRILNASEHRPTVLQRHADHLVVKEFNALKERKKDLEKAIKDLKKKIATAEAALKQGKAHKDADSKKIARMKQRQQRSEDALILVGQKLTAATASAGVARTRLEHSLRTQRQQADLHGVGREVLASSVQQQTDFRAFQTGHTHRGENVVQGEQAYQAANAAFNGMGFSNVYFHSEQWVLAALREHGPRLLKELLVAHGYQPNQGYKVYAIIVDMFSTLDCCRNCQKAIRAMSRDPAPFLDKVRAQLSREYVISTLAAPRGLRLLARVSAHMPHDDAKRPTQANEVRLEPVDLKKAFEQHLTVVTAWDESVLD